The DNA segment CGCGACACTCGTCACGTCCACGCCCCCGTCGAGGTCCTCGTCGATGGCGAGGTGCGCGATGTCCTCGACCAGCACCGGGTCGAGCCCCGACGCGGCCAGGAGCTCGGCGAGAGCGGGGTCGAGACCGCACTCCATGGGGTCGGCGTCGTAGGCGTCGCCGCCGCAGGCGCACGCGTCGCCGCAGCCACCCGCTGACTCGGCGCTCACGGCGTCGTCGCCGATCTGGTGGAGGGGGAGGTCGGTCACGGTCACTGCTCCTGAGGGCGCTGAGGGAGGGTCGGGGGGAAGTCGGCACTGTCCGTGGTGTGCACGGCGAGCGAACGGTCGGGGCGCAGCCGTACGACGAGGTGGCGGCGCCAGCCGGTGTCGTCGCGGTCCGCACGGTCCTCGCGCCAGTGGCAGCCGCGGGTCTCCTCGCGGCGCTGCGCGGCGGCGGTGAGGACGCGGGCGACGCAGAGGAGGTTGGTCGCCTCCCAGGCCTCGACGCCCGGTTCGGCGGGCTTCAGGGCGACGGCGGGCAGCGCTTCCGGGGCTCCGGCCGCCGCCGCGTCCATGGCGGCCCCGGCCGCCGCTTCCGCCACGGCCTCGGCTGCGGCCTGCGCCTCCGCCTCGGCACGGATCGCCTCCAGCCCGTCCGCCGCCCCGGCGAGGCTCTCCGCGGAGCGGAGCACTCCGGCGCCCGCCGTCATGATGCGCTGGATACGGAGCCGGGCCTCGGGCGCGAGGAGCGGGAGCGTGCCGGGCTCGGCCGGGGGAACGGCCGCCGCGGTGCGCCCGCCGGTGCCCGCCGCGACGATGTCGTCGGCGATGCGCTCGGCGAAGACCAGGCCTTCCAGGAGGGAGTTGGACGCGAGCCGGTTCGCGCCGTGCACACCGGTGCAGGCGACCTCACCGCAGGCGTACAGACCGGGGACGGTGGTGCGGCCGTGCAGGTCGGTGCGGACACCGCCCGACGCGTAGTGCGCGGCCGGGGCGACCGGGACCGGCTCGGTCACCGGGTCGATGCCGTGGCTGCGACAGGCGGCGAGGATCGTCGGGAAGCGCTGCTCCCACATCTCGGCGCCGAAGTGGCGGGCGTCGAGATACATGTGCTCGGTGCCGTGCTCCTGCATCCGGCGGGTGATGGCCTTGGCCACGATGTCGCGGGGTGCCAGCTCGGCCAGCTCGTGCTGCCCGGTCATGAAGCGGACCCCGTCGGCGTCGACGAGGTGGGCGCCCTCGCCCCGTACCGCTTCGGAGACCAGCGGCTGCTGGCCCTCGGCGCCCGCGCCGAGGAAGAGCACCGTGGGATGGAACTGGACGAATTCCAGGTCGGAGATCTCGGCGCCGGCCCGGAGCGCCAGGGCCACGCCGTCGCCCGTGGAGACGGCGGGGTTGGTGGTCGCCGAGAAGATCTGGCCCATGCCGCCGGTGGCGAGCACGACCGCCGGCGCGCGGACCGCGCCGACGCCGTCGTGCTGGCCCTCCCCCATGACGTGCAGGGTGACGCCCGCCGTACGGCCTTCGGCGTCGGTGAGGAGGTCGAGGACCAGGGCGTTCTCCACGGTGCGCAGCGCGGCCCCGCGGACCGCGTCGACCAGGGCGCGGGAGATCTCGGCTCCGGTGGCGTCGCCGCCCGCGTGCGCGATACGGCGGCGGTGGTGGCCGCCCTCCCGGGTGAGGGCGATGCCGCCGGTCTCGTCGGTGTCGAACCGCGCGCCCGTCGCGATGAGCCTGCGTACGGCGTCGGGCCCCTCGGTGACCAGGGTGCGGACCGCCTCCTCGTCGCAGAGCCCGGCCCCCGCGACCAGCGTGTCGTCGAGGTGCTGCCCGGGGGTGTCGCCCTCGCCGAGCGCCGCCGCGATGCCGCCCTGGGCCCAGCGGGTCGAGCCGTCGTCGAGGCGGGCCTTGGTCACGACGACGGTGCGCAGCCCCGCCGAGGTGCAGCGCAGCGCGGCGGTCAGGCCGGCCACTCCGGATCCGACGATCACGACGTCGGCGTCGATCTCCCAGCCGGGGGCGGGGGCGTGCAGGCGTATTCCGGTTCCGGTCACTGTGGTTCCCCGAAGGTCAGCGGGATGTTGTCGATCAGACGCGTCGTACCGACCCGGGCGGCGACCGCGAGGACGGCTTCGCCCCGGTGGTCGTCGGTGGCCTCGGTGAAGTCGGACGGGTCGATCAGGGACAGGTAGTCCAGGGAGAGCGCCGCCCCGTCGAGAACGGCCCGCGCGGCGGCGCGCACGGCCGCGGGGGTGGCGGGGGCGGTCGGCGTGGCGGCCGCGAGGGTGTCCCGGCCCGCGAACAGGGCACGGGACAGGGCCAGTGCGGTGGTGCGGTCACCGGTGGAGAGGAAGCGGTTGCGGCTGGACATCGCCAGCCCGTCCGGTTCCCGGACGGTCGGTACGCCGACGATCCCGACCGGGAAGTTGAGGTCGCGCGCCATCCGCCGTACCAGGGCGAGCTGTTGGGCGTCCTTCTGCCCGAACAGCGCGACGTCGGGGCGGGTGAGGTGCAGGAGTTTGGCGACGACGGTGAGCATGCCGTCGAAGTGGCCGGGCCGCGCCGCGCCCTCGAAACGCTCCCCCATCGGGCCCCCGGCGATCCGGACCTGGGGCTCGCCGCCCGGGTAGACCTCGTCGGCCGAGGGGGCGAAGACGGCGTCGGCGCCGGCCAGTTCGGCGACGGCGAGGTCCGCTTCGAGGGTGCGCGGGTAGCGGTCGAGGTCTTCACCCGCCCCGAACTGCAACGGGTTGACGAAGACGGTCACGACGACCTGTCCTGCCTCGCCCGCCTGCTCCCTGGCGGCCCGTACGAGGGTGGCGTGGCCGTCGTGCAGGGCGCCCATGGTCATGACGACGGCGCGGGTCCCGGTCCGTCCGCCCGCGGGCGGCAGGGCGTGCAGTTCGGCGGCCGTGTGCAGCAGCGCGGTGGTGGTCATCGCGACTCTCCGTCCGCGAGGACTCCGAGCAGGTCCTCGGCCAGTTCCGGCTTGAGCAGTCCGTGGGCGAGGGCGCGGTCCGCCGTCGTACGGGCCATCGCCAGATAACCGGCGACGGCCTGCGGTGCGTGCTTGCGCAACTCCTCGACGTGCGCCGCGACCGTGCCCGCGTCACCGCGGGCGACCGGCCCGGTCAGCGCGGCGTCGCCGGACCTGAGGGCGTTGTCGAGGGCGGCGCCGAGGAGCGGTCCCAGCATCCGGTCGGGGGCGGCCACCCCCGCCGTGCTCAGCAGCTCCATCGACTGGGCGACCAGGGTGACCAGGTGGTTCGCACCGAGGGCGAGTGCCGCGTGGTAGAGCGGACGGGACTCCTCCGCGATCCACTCCGGCTCGCCGCCCATCTCGATGACCAGCGCCTCCGCGGCGAGCCGCAGCTCGTCGGGGGCGGTCACGCCGAAGGAGCAGCCGGCCAGCCGCTGGACGTCCACGGAGGTGCCGGTGAAGGTCATCGCCGGGTGCAGTGCGAGCGGCAGGGCTCCGGCGCGCAGCGCGGGGTCGAGCACCCCGGTGCCGAACCGGCCCGACGTATGGACCAGGAGCTGGCCCGGCCGGACCGCACCGGTCTCGGCCAGGCCCTCCACCAGCGCGGGCAGCGCGTCGTCGGGCACGGTCAGCAGGACCAGCTCGGCGCGGGCCAGCACCTCGGCCGGGGTGACCAGGGGGACGTCGGGGAGCAGGACGGCGGCCCTGCGGACGGATGCGTCGGAGACGCCGGACGCGGCGACCGGGCGGTGCCCGGCGAGCTGGAGCGCGGCGGCGAGGGCGGGGCCCACCCGGCCCGCTCCGACCACGCCGACGGTGAGCCGCGCGGGGCGGGATTCTGCTGATGCGTTCACGTGGGACGGCCTTCCGTTCCAGTCCGCGAGGGGTACCGGACGATTTCCCCGTCATGCTACGCCCAGGATTCGGGGGAACTCGTTGGACTGTCCACAGGCCGCGGGCGAGGATCGGCGCATGACGAACGAGGCAGACACGACCGGGGCCGATGGCGACGGACAGGACAGCGGGACCGGGCACGACAGCGGAAAAGAGCAGGCCGACGGGGGCGGGCACCGCGAGCAGGCCAAGCAGCCCGAACAGTCCGAGCCCTCCGGACAGGACCGAGCGCGCCGCAGGACCGCGGCGATGCGCGGTGCGAAGCGGGTGCTGTCGCGCCCGTCCGCCCTCGCCACGCTGGGCGAGCGGCTGACCGCGCTGGCGGCGGACGCGGGCGCGGTGTACGACCTGGACGAGCAGGTGGACATCTACGGCGGCGGAGTAGTCGCCGAGCTGGAGCAGCGGGTGGCCGGGCTGCTCGGGCTCCCGGCTGCCGCCTTCTTCCCCACCGGCACGATGGCGCAGCAGGTCGCGCTGCGGTGCTGGGCGGGCCGTACCGGCGATCCGGTGGTCGCGCTGCACCCCATGGCCCACCCCGAGCTGCACGAGCGGGGCGCCTTCGGGGCGGTGAGCGGACTGCGTACCGTCCATCCGACGTCGGCGCCCCGGCTCCCCACCGCCGCGGAGGTACGCGACTTCGAGGAGCCCTTCGGCACGCTGATGCTGGAACTGCCGCTGCGCGATGCCGGTTTCGTCCTCCCGACGTGGGACGAGCTGGTCGCGGTCGTCGCGGCCGCCAGGGAACGGGATGCGGTGGTGCACCTCGACGGCGCGCGGCTCTGGGAGTGCGCCCCCCACTTCGGCCGCGGCCTGGAGGAGATCGCGGGGCTCGCGGACAGTGTGTACGTCTCCTTCTACAAGTCCCTCGACGGCCTGTCGGGCGCCGTGCTCGCGGGGCCGGTGTCCCTGATCGAGGAGGCCAGGACCTGGCGCCACCGGTACGGGGGCCAGCTCTTCCAGCAGTACCCGGCCGCGCTGTCGGCCCTGCTGGGCCTGGAGCGGGAGCTTCCCCGGCTGGCCTCGTACGTCGAGCACGCGAAGGTGGTCGCCGCCGGGCTGGCGGACGGGTTCCGGGCGGCGGGTGTGCCCTGGTTCCGGGTCAGCCCCGAGGTGCCGCACACCCACCAGTTCCAGGTGTGGCTGCCGTACGGGGCGGAGGTGCTGTCGGAGGCGGCGGTCGGACAGGCGGAGGAGACCGGGGTGGCGCTGTTCCACCAGTTCTACCCCGCGCCGGGCGCCGTACCGGGGGTGTCGCTGACCGAGGTGACGGTGGCGGCGCCGGGGCTGTCGTGGAGTGCGGCGGATGTGGTGGCCGCGGTGGAGGACTTCGTACGCCGGGTGGGGTGACGGCGGACGGGGGCCTTCGAACGCCGGGTGGGGTGACGGCGGACGGGGTGAGGGCGGATGGGGTCAAGGCGTCGGCCACGACGCGCTGAGCAGCCTGCGCAGCCACCCCTTCCGCCTCCGTCTCGCGTCCGGCCGTCCCGTGCGCAGGTGGTCGCGTATCTCGCCGAGTGCCTCCCAGTCGTGCCGGCCCGGCTGGGGCGGCGCCAACTCGCCCCGCTGGGCCGCACGGTAGGCGTCGAACAGGTGCTGCTGGTTCGTGTTCATGGCCCCAGCCTGGGCACCCGCCGGGGCCCCGGGCCCGCCATTTGACGAGCGCGGTCAATCGACGGCAGGACTGTCGGTGGGGGGAGGCACGATGGGTCCATGAGCGTGGACATCGACATCACGGGACTGCCGCCCGGGGCGATCACTTTCGAGCCGTCACCCCTGGCGGAGCTCGGCAATGCGCTGCATGTGCTGTCCGAACCGGGCCACCATCCTGGGCTGCACGGCTGGGCCACGGCGACGGCCGCCGCGCTGGAGCCGGACCTCGCCGACCGGCTGCACGAGGCGGACTTCCTGTGGCGCACCACGTTCTCGGACATCTTCATGCCGTTCGCGGGGGCCCGGCACGGCGGCGGCAGGCCCGGGGCGACCCTCGCCGAGGACCTGGATCTGCTCGACCTGCTGTCCGACGACGAGTTCGTGACGGTCGCCCTGGAGTTCACCTGCTCCGTCACCTACGACCTGGGCGGCCCGTCACCGCTCACCGACGCGGGGGTCCGCAGCCGCGCACTGGATCTCGCGGCGGCGCGCGGGCCCCGGCAGCTCGACTTCGCCGGACATCTGCTGAACGACCCGGTCACCGTGCGGGCCTGGATCCGGCGGCTCTTCGAGGACTGCGAGCAGGCGTTCTTCGGCGACACCTGGCGCCGCGTACGGATCCAGCTGGCCGCCGACGCCCGGCACAAGACCGAGATCCTGCGACACAAGGGCCTCGCCGATGCGATGACCGCGGTCTCCGCCGCCCTGTCGCTGGACAGTACGGGCACCAGGATCAGCGCCGACAAGCTCGCGGAAGGGCGTTCGGCCGCGGTGGGCGCACCCGCCGGGGACGGGCTCACCTTCGTACCGACCAGCTTCGGCTGGCCCCATCTGCTGGTGCTGCACCGCCCGGACTGGCGCCCGGCGATCCAGTACCCGGTGGCCGCCCCCGAGCTGCCGTCCCCCGCCTCGGTCGATCTGCTGAAGCTGCGTCTTGAGGCGCTGGCCCACCCGATGCGGATGCGGATGTGCCGGGGGCTGGCCCGCTCCCCGCACACCACGGGCGAACTGGCCGACACCCACGGCATATCCGCGCCGGAGGCCTCCCGCCATCTGGCGGTCCTGAAGCGGGCCGGCCTGATCACCACCAAGCGGCGCGGACGGTACGTCCTGCACCAGCTGGACCTGACCGTGGTGGCCAGACTCGGCAGCGACTTCCTGGAGGGGGTGCTGCGCTGACGGGGGTGCTGCGCCGAGGGGGCGGGCCTCAGCGCGCCCCGGAGCCCCCGGCCCGTACCAGACCCGTTTCGTACGCCATCACGACCACCTGCACCCGGTCCCGCAGCCCCAGCTTGGTGAGGATGCGGCCCACATGCGTCTTCACCGTGGCCTCCGACAGCACCAGCCGCGCCGCGATCTCGCCGTTCGACAGGCCCTGCGCGACCAGCAGCATCACCTCGCGCTCCCGGTCCGTGAGCCGCTCGATCTCCTTGTGCTGCGGATCCGCGACCGTGCTGGGCAGCATCGGTGAGAAGCGGTCGAGCAGCCGCCGCGTGGTCGACGGCGCGACGACCGCGTCGCCGCTGTGCACGGACCGGATCGCCCCGAGCAGCTCGGCCGGGGGCACGTCCTTGAGCATGAATCCGCTGGCGCCCGCCTTCAGCCCGGAGAAGGCGTACTCGTCCAGGTCGAAGGTGGTCAGGATCAGCACCTTCGGCGCATCGGGCCGCGCACAGATCTGCCCGGTCGCCTCGACACCGTCCATCTTCGGCATACGGACGTCCATCAGCACCACGTCGACCGCCGTCGACCGGAGAACACTGATCGCCTCCGCGCCGTCGCCCGCCTCCGCGACGACCTCCATGTCCGGCTGGGCGGCGAGCACCATCCGGAAGCCGGTGCGCAGCAGCACCTGGTCGTCGACGAGCATCACGCGGATCGCCATCTCGTAAGAATCCCTTCTCATGGGGCCGGGGACCGGCCGGAAGAACCTGGTCCCGAGGCGCTAGTGGGCGGGCTTGAGCGGCAGCAGCGCGCTGATCCGGAAGCCGCCGCCCGGCCGCGGGCCCGCGTCCAGCGTGCCCCCGACCATGCCGATGCGCTCCCGCATTCCGATCAGGCCGTGTCCCTGACCGTCCGCCCCGCCGTCCTGGTACAGCTCGTGCGCCGCGCCCCGGCCGTCGTCCTCGACCAGCAGGCCGAGTCCGTCGTCGAAGTAGACGAGACGCACACTGGCGCCCACGTCCGGCCCGCCGTGCTTGCGGGTGTTGGTGAGTGCTTCCTGCACAATGCGGTACGCGGTGAGCTCCACGCCACTGGGCAGCGGCCTCGGAGTCCCCTCGACACGGAAGTCCACGGTCAGGCCGGCGACCCTGACCTGCTCGACCAGGTCCTCGATCTGCTGCACGTCCGGCTGCGGGACGTACTCACCGCTCTCCGGTGCGTCACCGGTCCGCAGCACCCCCAGCAGCCGGCGCATCTCGGCGAGCGCCTGACGGCCGGTGGACGAGATCGTCTCCAGCGCCTGCCTGGCCTGGTCGGGCGAGGCGTCCAGGACATAGGCGGCGCCGTCCGCCTGGACCACCATCACCGACACGTTGTGCGCGACGACATCGTGCAGCTCACGGGCGATCCGGGCGCGTTCCCCGGCGACCGCCACCTTCGACTGCGCCTCGCGCTCCCGCTCCAGCCGGGCGGCCCGCTCCTCCAGCTGCGCGAAGTAGGCCCGGCGGGTCCGCACCGAGTCGCCCATCACCCAGGCCAGGATGAACGGCACCGTCGCCACCATCGTGAGCACTGCCTCCTGCACCCAGCTGGTGGCCGTCTCCTCGTGCCAGCGCAGCTCCGCGAGCGCCCCCGCGCACAGGCCGCCGACCAGGCCGAACCGGGAGGCCCAGCGCGCCCCGTCGGCCGCGACGGTGTAGATCAGCACCAGCATGGCGAAGTCCGCGGGCACCGGGCTGATGTCGAAGACCAGCTGCGCCACCCCCAGCAGCGTCACGAGCAGCAGCATCTTCTCGGGCGCCCGGCGGCGCAGGGCCACGGCCGCGCAGAGGCCCAGGAAGACCGGGACGGCCTGGTAGTCGTACCCGTGTCCCATCCGGGTCGACTCCCACTGCACCGCGGAGAACCCGAGGAGGATGACGGCCCAGAAGACGTCGACCAGAGTCGGGTGTCTGCGGATGAAGGCGTAGAGACGCTGCACGTAACCCAGCGTAGGGAAGCCGAACAGGTGTAAGGGTCAGCCGAAGGACCGATCCGGTCGCCCCGGGCGTACTCCCCAAGGTGGAGACTTGACGCCGTGACTGATGAGTGGCGCGGGTGGCGTGAGGCGACGGAGGCCGCTCTGTACGGGGCGGACGGCTTCTATCTGCGGCCGGAGGGGCCGTCGGGCCACTTCCGCACCTCGGTGCACGCCTCCCCCTTGTTCGCGTCGGCCGTGGCCCGGCTGCTGACGGAGCTGGACATCGCGGAACCGGCCCTGGTCGACATGGGGGCGGGCCGCGGTGAGCTGGTGACGGGTGTCCTGGCCGCGCTGCCCGCGGACTTCCCGGTACGGGCGTACGCCGTCGAGCGTGCGCCCCGTCCGGCCGGGCTCGACGAGCGCGTCGTCTGGTGCGCCGAGCCGCCGGCCGGGGTGCGCGGGCTGCTCTTCGCGAACGAGTGGCTGGACAACGTTCCGGTCGACGTCGCGGAGACGGACCCGGCCGGGACGCGGCGCTATGTGCAGGTCAGGACGGAGGACGGCGCCGAGCGGCTGGGCGGGCCGGTGGCCGGGGCGGACGCGGAGTGGCTGGACCGCTGGTGGCCGGCGGCCGGGCCGGGCACCCGCGCCGAGATCGGCCGCCCGCGCGACGAGGCGTGGGCGGCGGCGGCCGGAACACTGGAGGCGGGCATCGCGGTGGCCGTCGACTACGCGCACCCGCGCACGGCCCGGCCGCCCTTCGGCACACTCACCGGCTTCCGGGAGGGCCGTGAGGTGCGGCCGGTACCGGACGGGAGCTGCGACATCACCTCCCATGTGGCGCTGGACGCGTGCGCGCTGCCGGGGGCGGAGCTGCGGACCCAGCGGGAGGCACTGCGCGCCCTGGGCGTCAGTGGCGAACGCCCGCCCCTGGCGCTGGCCTCGGCGGACCCCGCGGCGTACGTCAGGGGCCTGGCCGCGGCGGGCGAGGCGGCGGAGCTGGTGGCACGGGGCGGGCTGGGGGACTTCGGGTGGCTGACGCAGCGGGTGGGCACGGGGCCGGGGGCCACGGCGGGGTGAGGGGCAGGGTGCCGGGGGCTGCGCCACGGGGCCGGGCGACTGGTCATGGGGTACGGGTCATGGGGTACGGGGCATGGAGTACGGGGCAGGTGACCGGGCCCCGGGGGCCGAGCCCGGATGGGGCCACCGTCAACCGGCGGGGATACTGGCCCGTATGACGGAGACGACGGTCGGCATCGGCGGCGCCGCGGAGAGCACCGACATGGTGCTCAACATCGGCCCCCAGCACCCTTCCACCCACGGAGTGCTCCGCCTCCGTCTGGTCCTGGACGGCGAACGCATCCAGCAGGCGGAGCCGGTCATCGGCTATATGCACCGGGGCGCCGAGAAACTCTTCGAGGCCCGCGACTACCGCCAGATCATCATGCTCGCCAACCGCCACGACTGGCTCTCCGCCTTCTCCAACGAGCTGGGCGTGGTGATGGCCGTCGAGCGGATGCTCGGCATGGAGGTCCCCGAGCGCGCGGTCTGGACCCGTACGCTCCTCGCCGAGCTGAACCGGGTGCTCAACCACCTGATGTTCCTCGGGTCGTACCCGCTCGAACTGGGCGGTATCACCCCGGTGTTCCACGCCTTCCGTGAGCGCGAGGTGATCCAGGCGGTCATGGAGGAGGTCTCCGGCGGCCGGATGCACTACATGTTCAACCGGGTCGGCGGCCTCAAGGAGGACCTCCCGGCGGGCTGGCTCGGCCGGGCGCGGGACGCCGTGGCCGATGTCCGCTCACGCATGGACGTGTACGACGACCTCGTACTCGGCAACGAGATCTTCCGGGGCCGCACCCGGGGCGTGGGGGTCCTCTCCGCCGCCGCCGTGCACGCGTACGGGGTGAGCGGCCCGATCGCGCGCGGCTCGGGCGTCGACTTCGATCTGCGCCGCGACGAGCCGTATCTCGCGTACGGCGATCTCCAGGACACCCTGAAGGTCGTCACCCGCGAGGAGGGAGACTGCCTGGCGCGCTTCGAGGTGCTGCTCGGCCAGACGCACAACGCGCTGGACCTGGCGGACGCCTGTCTGGACCGGCTGGCCGGGCTGGCTCCCGGGCCGGTGAACCAGCGGCTCCCCAAGGTGCTGAAGGCCCCGGAGGGCGAGACGTACGCCTGGACCGAGAACCCGCTCGGCATCAACGGCTACTACCTGGTGTCGAAGGGCGAGAAGACCCCGTACCGCCTGAAACTCCGCTCGGCGTCGTTCAACAACATCCAGGCGCTGACCGAGCTGCTGCCCGGCACCCTGGTCGCCGACATGGTGGCGATCCTGGGCTCGCTCTTCTTCGTGGTCGGCGACATCGACAAGTAGCCCGCGGCAGCCGGCCGGTACGCGTCGCACGGCTCCGGACGCACGGCACCATACGCACGGCGGCCCGGACCCCGGCGGGGTCCGGGCCGCAGGCAGTCGAGCGGTCGGGCGGTCGGCCGCTACGAGATCGCGGTGCGCAGCACGCCCACGTCGATCTGCTCCGTCTCGTCGTGCTCGGTCAGGTCGATGACCTGGCCGACCCCGCGCTCGGCGTCACTCCCGAGGCTGTCGTCCACGCCGTCCTCAGGTCCAGTACCGACTGCGGAGACCGCCGCCTCGGCGCGGTGCGCCGCGATGGCCTCCGCACCGACCACGTCCGCCAGGTCCTCGTTCTGCACCGAGGCCAGCTGTGCGGGCTCAAGAGCCGATGCGGCGCTCCCCTGCCGCGCACTCTGCGTGTGCTGCGCGCTCTGCATGCCGAAGAAGTCGAAACCGCCCACAGGCCGGGGCGCGCGGCCCTGCTGCGGGGTGTACGGGGCGACGGCGGACGCCGGAACGCGACGCGGAGCGGGGAGAGCCGACGGCGGGCGCGTGTGCTCGGCGGCGGCCGCCTCCGGCTTCCCCTCCGGCTTCGCCGCCTCCCGCTGTCCGCGCTGCTGCCGGGGCCCCCGGTGCTCGCGCTGTTCGTGGCGGCCGCGCTGGGCCGCCGCGTTACGGCTCAGCGCACCGAGCGCCTGGGCGGCCTTCGCGTACGCGGCCGGAGTGGGGGTGGAGCGTGCGGCCGGCAGCGCGGCCCGTGCCGCGGCCGGGGCCGCGGCCTCGATCGCCAGGAGCCTGCGGCCCTCCAGGGCGCCGGCCCGCTCGGTCTCGGCGGTCGCGTACCGGCGCAGCAACGCGGCGTGCTCCCCGCGCAGCCCGGCCAGCTCGGCCCGCTTGGCGCGCAGCTTCGTCTCCAGCTTGACGCGCAGGGCGCGCGACTCCTCCAGATCGCCTTCCAGCTCGGCGGTGCGCTCCTCGGCCCGCCACTCCTCGGCGGCGCGTGACCGGGTCAGTTCGGCCACCCTGCGGCCCGCCACCCGGTCCCAGTTGCGCATCAGGACCGCACCGGTCACCGCGGTGACCGCCGCGGCCGCGACCAGGCAGCGGAGCACCAGGGGATCCGCGAACAGCCAGGCGCCGGCGGCGAGAAGGAGCGAAGCACCGGCTACGGCCGAAGGCTGGAGAAGCCGGTGCAGGGGTGGGGAATGGCGGTGGCGTCCACGTGGCATGGCTCGAAATTTACCGTGCGCGTGAGCCGAATGGATGACCGCACCGGGATTTGTTCCCCAGCGGTTACCTCGAACGGTAACCCGTCGGATACCCCGGCGCTTCCCGCCATTCCCCCGCGAACCGGCTAGTTGATCAAGCTCTTCGACTTCAGATAGTCCTTCGCGACATCGTCGGGCTTCGCGCGCTCGGAGTCGACCTTGCGGTTCAGCTGGACCAGATCGGCGGTCGTCAGCGCCGACGTGAGCTTGGCGAGAGCGGCCGCGATCTCGGGGCTGCCCGCATCCTTGGCATTCACGACCGGCAGCAGATTGTCCGCGTTCTGGAGCTTCTTGTCGTCCTGGAGCAGGACCAGCCCGTAGGTGTCCAGCGTCGCGTCGGTCGTGGTGGTCAGCACCAGCTGGTCGGTGCCGTCCTTGACCGCCTGCTTGGCCTGCGGGGTGCCGACGCCCTTGGGGTCGATGCCGGTGACGTCAATGCCGTACTTCGACTTCAGGCCCGGTGCGCAGAACGGCCGGACCGTGCATTCGTCACCCGCGGCGATCTTGACCTTCGCCTTCGACTTCCCCAGATCCGAAAGGGTCTTGAGCTTGTTCTTCGCGGCGAATTCCTTGGTGACGGCGAAGGCGTTCTGGTCGACCGCCCGGCCCGCCGGAAGCACCTTCAGCCCGCGCGGCCCGGCGAGCTTCCGCAGCGCCGCCACGGTCGCCCCGACATCACCGGAGGCGACGGGCTTCTTCTCGGCCGCCTTGGCGCCGTTCGTCTTGGCGTTGAGGAATTCGGCGAGGGTGGCCGCGTATTCCGGTACGACGTCGATCTGGCCCTTCTCCAGCGAGGGTTCGTACAGTTCGC comes from the Streptomyces sp. NBC_01471 genome and includes:
- a CDS encoding L-aspartate oxidase; translated protein: MTGTGIRLHAPAPGWEIDADVVIVGSGVAGLTAALRCTSAGLRTVVVTKARLDDGSTRWAQGGIAAALGEGDTPGQHLDDTLVAGAGLCDEEAVRTLVTEGPDAVRRLIATGARFDTDETGGIALTREGGHHRRRIAHAGGDATGAEISRALVDAVRGAALRTVENALVLDLLTDAEGRTAGVTLHVMGEGQHDGVGAVRAPAVVLATGGMGQIFSATTNPAVSTGDGVALALRAGAEISDLEFVQFHPTVLFLGAGAEGQQPLVSEAVRGEGAHLVDADGVRFMTGQHELAELAPRDIVAKAITRRMQEHGTEHMYLDARHFGAEMWEQRFPTILAACRSHGIDPVTEPVPVAPAAHYASGGVRTDLHGRTTVPGLYACGEVACTGVHGANRLASNSLLEGLVFAERIADDIVAAGTGGRTAAAVPPAEPGTLPLLAPEARLRIQRIMTAGAGVLRSAESLAGAADGLEAIRAEAEAQAAAEAVAEAAAGAAMDAAAAGAPEALPAVALKPAEPGVEAWEATNLLCVARVLTAAAQRREETRGCHWREDRADRDDTGWRRHLVVRLRPDRSLAVHTTDSADFPPTLPQRPQEQ
- the panC gene encoding pantoate--beta-alanine ligase, with amino-acid sequence MTTTALLHTAAELHALPPAGGRTGTRAVVMTMGALHDGHATLVRAAREQAGEAGQVVVTVFVNPLQFGAGEDLDRYPRTLEADLAVAELAGADAVFAPSADEVYPGGEPQVRIAGGPMGERFEGAARPGHFDGMLTVVAKLLHLTRPDVALFGQKDAQQLALVRRMARDLNFPVGIVGVPTVREPDGLAMSSRNRFLSTGDRTTALALSRALFAGRDTLAAATPTAPATPAAVRAAARAVLDGAALSLDYLSLIDPSDFTEATDDHRGEAVLAVAARVGTTRLIDNIPLTFGEPQ
- a CDS encoding DUF2520 domain-containing protein, whose protein sequence is MNASAESRPARLTVGVVGAGRVGPALAAALQLAGHRPVAASGVSDASVRRAAVLLPDVPLVTPAEVLARAELVLLTVPDDALPALVEGLAETGAVRPGQLLVHTSGRFGTGVLDPALRAGALPLALHPAMTFTGTSVDVQRLAGCSFGVTAPDELRLAAEALVIEMGGEPEWIAEESRPLYHAALALGANHLVTLVAQSMELLSTAGVAAPDRMLGPLLGAALDNALRSGDAALTGPVARGDAGTVAAHVEELRKHAPQAVAGYLAMARTTADRALAHGLLKPELAEDLLGVLADGESR
- a CDS encoding low specificity L-threonine aldolase; this encodes MTNEADTTGADGDGQDSGTGHDSGKEQADGGGHREQAKQPEQSEPSGQDRARRRTAAMRGAKRVLSRPSALATLGERLTALAADAGAVYDLDEQVDIYGGGVVAELEQRVAGLLGLPAAAFFPTGTMAQQVALRCWAGRTGDPVVALHPMAHPELHERGAFGAVSGLRTVHPTSAPRLPTAAEVRDFEEPFGTLMLELPLRDAGFVLPTWDELVAVVAAARERDAVVHLDGARLWECAPHFGRGLEEIAGLADSVYVSFYKSLDGLSGAVLAGPVSLIEEARTWRHRYGGQLFQQYPAALSALLGLERELPRLASYVEHAKVVAAGLADGFRAAGVPWFRVSPEVPHTHQFQVWLPYGAEVLSEAAVGQAEETGVALFHQFYPAPGAVPGVSLTEVTVAAPGLSWSAADVVAAVEDFVRRVG
- a CDS encoding DUF5937 family protein; amino-acid sequence: MDIDITGLPPGAITFEPSPLAELGNALHVLSEPGHHPGLHGWATATAAALEPDLADRLHEADFLWRTTFSDIFMPFAGARHGGGRPGATLAEDLDLLDLLSDDEFVTVALEFTCSVTYDLGGPSPLTDAGVRSRALDLAAARGPRQLDFAGHLLNDPVTVRAWIRRLFEDCEQAFFGDTWRRVRIQLAADARHKTEILRHKGLADAMTAVSAALSLDSTGTRISADKLAEGRSAAVGAPAGDGLTFVPTSFGWPHLLVLHRPDWRPAIQYPVAAPELPSPASVDLLKLRLEALAHPMRMRMCRGLARSPHTTGELADTHGISAPEASRHLAVLKRAGLITTKRRGRYVLHQLDLTVVARLGSDFLEGVLR
- a CDS encoding response regulator transcription factor, translating into MAIRVMLVDDQVLLRTGFRMVLAAQPDMEVVAEAGDGAEAISVLRSTAVDVVLMDVRMPKMDGVEATGQICARPDAPKVLILTTFDLDEYAFSGLKAGASGFMLKDVPPAELLGAIRSVHSGDAVVAPSTTRRLLDRFSPMLPSTVADPQHKEIERLTDREREVMLLVAQGLSNGEIAARLVLSEATVKTHVGRILTKLGLRDRVQVVVMAYETGLVRAGGSGAR
- a CDS encoding sensor histidine kinase — encoded protein: MQRLYAFIRRHPTLVDVFWAVILLGFSAVQWESTRMGHGYDYQAVPVFLGLCAAVALRRRAPEKMLLLVTLLGVAQLVFDISPVPADFAMLVLIYTVAADGARWASRFGLVGGLCAGALAELRWHEETATSWVQEAVLTMVATVPFILAWVMGDSVRTRRAYFAQLEERAARLEREREAQSKVAVAGERARIARELHDVVAHNVSVMVVQADGAAYVLDASPDQARQALETISSTGRQALAEMRRLLGVLRTGDAPESGEYVPQPDVQQIEDLVEQVRVAGLTVDFRVEGTPRPLPSGVELTAYRIVQEALTNTRKHGGPDVGASVRLVYFDDGLGLLVEDDGRGAAHELYQDGGADGQGHGLIGMRERIGMVGGTLDAGPRPGGGFRISALLPLKPAH